Genomic window (Synechococcus sp. LA31):
ACCGCCGCAGAGATCGAGGCCTACGTGGCCACCGGAGAGCCGCTCCAATGCGCTGGCGGCTTTGCTTTGGAGGGGCGTGGTGGTGCGCTGGTGGAACGGATCGAGGGCTGTTTCTCGAATGTGATCGGGCTGAGCTTGCCGTTGCTGCGGCGCTGGCTCCTGGCGATGGGGGTCAGTTAAGGAGTGTGTTGGCGTGCTTCTGTGGTCAACACCGTTTTCTCGTTGCAAGGCAGCGCAAGGCTCTTCCTAATCCGCGACCGCGAAGCCCGAGCAGAATGGTCTGCATGGGGTTTTCAATTGGCGATTCCCCACAGCGTGATCCGCAACTGTTCACCGCGACTCGAACCCTCTTTGGTCGCCCTAGCGCCATGACCAGCTCAACGCCCACAACCATTCGCCAGCGGCTTGTGGCCCATAGGCCCGAGGTGCTCGCCCTCGCCCAGCGCCATGGTGCAACCAACCTGAGGGTCTACGGTTCGATCGCTAAAGGGCAGGAGCACCCAGGTAGCGACCTGGATCTTCTGGTCGATCTAGCGGAGGATCAGTCTCTGCTCGGGTTGATCAGTTTCCGGCAAGAGCTTGAAGATCTCCTGGGATGCCTGGTGGATGTCACAGAAGCAGAAACACTGCACCCGTTGATCCGTAATGAAATTCTGGATCAGGCTCAGTTGCTGTGAGCAAGGATCGCCTCTATCTCGACAGTATTCGTGATTGTTTGGAGCGCATCGCGGATTACACTGCTGCTGGTGAGAGCAGCTTTATGGCCTCTCGTCTGATTCAAGATGGCGTGATTCGCAATCTCGAGGTGATCGGTGAAGCCACCAAGAATCTCAGCCCGGAGCTCCGAGCGGCCAGTCCTGAGATTCCTTGGCGGCAGATAGCCGGCATGAGAGATGTTCTGATTCACGACTATCTCAAGGTCAATCTGGCCCAGTTTGGCGGACTGTTGATATTGACCTACCTCCACTTCAGGAGGCAGTCCTGAGGCTGCTCCAGGCATAACGCTTGGTGCCTCCTCTGGCGGAACCGTGCAGCTACTGAGGCCCGCGAGCCGGTAGCGACCAGGTGCCAACCCGTTCCCCGTTCATCCAAACCGCCAGGGAGCGCGCTCTCGAGGGCCTACTCATCACCATTCAGCTGGATTGATGGCGTGTTGTCGCGGCCTCACCACCACTTCGAGGTTGAGGGCGGCCAGGAGCAACAGCAGACGCTCCACGGTGAGACGACCCGGTTGCAGTTCGAGCTGAGAGAGCCGGGCTTGGCTCATGTCACCGGCTTTGAGGGCCAGCTCTTGCTGGTTCACCCCCTGCTCCAGTCGGGCACCACGGAGCAGCATCCCCAACTGCGCAGGGGCGCGAATCACCTGCTCAACTGCAGCCATGGTTTACACAGATTCTCAATAAACGAATCGCATCAAGATCCTCAATAATTGGCATTTATTGCGAATCCGAGTGAGCGTGGAGGAGCTTGCGCTGTCGGGCTTGCCTGTGTCAGGCGGTTCTGGTTGATGTCCATGGGCGCAGGAATTCCTCCAGTTGCACTTCGCCTGGACCGACCAGAACCATCTAGTGCTCATCAACGATTTCAACGTCTTCTGGCCCTGCTTCTGTCCAGACCAAGCAGAGCCTGAGCTGGTGGTTGACGCGGATGTAGTGCAGCTGCTGGCCCTGGTGTCCGACGACAATCAGGTCAAGGCTCAGGCGGTGATCGATGCCTGCACGCATGCCACCATCACCACCCGCGTGCAGTTCGCGCCGCTCAGCCCCGCAGAGATCGAGGCCTACGTGGCCACCGGAGAGCCGCTCCAATGCGCTGCCGGCTTTGCTTTGGAGGGGCGCGGTGGTGCGCTGGTGGAACGAATTGAGGGCTGTTTTTCGAATGTGATCGGCCTTAGCCTTCCGCTGCTCCGCTGTTGGTTGGCCCAGATTCCTGCATGAGGCAACCTTCCACCACGGCTTTTTATCCAGTTGTTCAGAGTTCCAGCTTTGAGCATTGGCGCGCTTGCCTGCAGCAGGTGATGGGCGACTGCCGCGTCAGCTGCTTCGATCACGAGCGAGATGTGTTTCAGGCCAGCATCCAAGTGGCGGCAGCTGGGCCGCTGTCCCTGGTGGAGCTGCGCGGAGAGGGTGGGGGCTTGGAGTTGCTGCGGCGTCAGAACCCGGAATTGGCGGTGCTCTGGATTCCAGAACTTGGTTGCATGCTCGAGCGCCAGGCCGACTGTCCTGATGAGTTGATCACCAGCCCGGGCCAGGGCCTTTGGATTGGCCCCGGTGCAGAACTGCATGGGCTGAGCTCAGCCAACACCAGTGGTGTTTCCATCATCGTGCCTGTGACGGTGCTGGAAGCGTTGGGTGATCAATGCGGAGAGACTGCCGTGCTCGATCCCTTTCGCACCAACCGCCAGCCCACGGTCGTGGCCCTGCTGCGCCAGGCACGTGAGTTGATTGATGCGGCGCGTCTGCATCCCCATTGGCTGGATCACAGTGCCGGTGCTTTCTGGCAGGCCTTGATCAATCATCGGCTGGCAGCCGGCTCTGCGTCTCTGATCCCACCACACGATGACCTCACCAACCGCTTCCTGGAATTGGTGCAAAGCCAGCTCACGGAGGAACCTCAACCTCGATTCGCCTTAGGCAAACTTGCAATGGATCTGCACTGTTCAGGGCGAACGCTGCAGAACCGCTTGCGATCTGATCTTGATGCCTCGCCCCGCGAGGTGTGGACGGCTCTCCAGAATCAGTACCGGCCTGATCAGCGAATCACTAGCGCAGCTTGAGCATCACGCCATAGCTGAGGGCAGGGCTGATGAGATCATCTGCAAGCTCAAACTGAAGAGAAGAGAGTTGCCCCAGGTCACTCTTGCGTCGGCGTTTATCACATTATTGAGATGACACAGCCCACTACTCAGCTGAGAGACGTCAGGCTGACGAAGATACTTTTAAAGGGCTATGGATTTATTTGCACCGAAGAAAGGATTCCCAGGATTAGATAGCAGTGCTCGCGTGTGTGGATTATTGGTGTTGTGAGGGAACACTTGATGGGCGTGAATATCCCTGTGCCTTCATGCTTCTTCGGTTTTTAGCGACTCTTGGCCGCACAGTTCTTGGCCTCAGGGGTCATCATTAGATTGGTGAGACGAGCTCCGTTCTCGCCGCTCGCACCGGACAATTGGATGATTGCATTGAGGGTGACTCCGTCGTATCTGGCTTGGTAGGCATTGGCCAAGCAGTTGCAGTATGCGCTCTGGCTCTTGATGCCAGGGGTTCTGCCGTTGTTGCAACCCTTCAGAAACCCCGATCTGAATTCTTGAGTCAGTTTCGCGTTCTCGGCTGCGGTGATTGTTCGTTGCTGTGCATATGCAGCAGGGCTCAGGCTTATGAGGGAGGAGATGGCGATCGCTGCTGAGATGTGCTTGATCATGACTCGGGTGATTCTGGTTAGGAAGAGGTGGGAGTGGCGACAGCTATTTCTGATCTCATCAGGCCAGAGCTGCCAAAGGAAATGGGGGATGTCAGCCTGGTAATCCGATGTCACTGAACAAAATACTGAAACGCAATGCCTATCAAGAGGTGCTCAGGGCTGAGTAGGCAGCTTGCTTACCGAATGTTCACCAGATGGACTGGAGCCAGGCGTCAGTCTTTGAACCTGATTCATCATCCGCTGGAACAAGGATTCCTGGCGAACGATCTTTTCATCCTGCTCCACCAGCTTGCGCTGGAGCTCTTGAACGATTTGATCTTGGCGCTTTCGATCCTCCTGCAGCAGTGCAATCTGATTCTTCAGTAGAGTGATCAATTGCGCTGTGCTCTCGGATCGAACCGCCTGACCTGCACTGGAAACAGCCTGCATCTTCTGCAATTGCTCTTGCAGAAGCCTGATCTGCTGATCGCGACTTTGCAGATCAGACTGCAACTTGGAAACGCTTGCATTCAGCGATTCAAGCTTCTGGGACGTTTCCTGCGCGTTGGCGGGGGCGGACTTCTGTTTATTGATCTTCCCAAGTGGGAAGGAGAAGCCAAGCCGGCCTGCCACTGAGGGAGTGGAGCCGTATTCGTAGTCGATTGAAGGTGCGTAAGACAGGGCGCCATTGAGGTGGATGCGATCAGCAACCCGAACGGCGCAACCGGCTGCGACAGCATATTGTGTGCCGAAGCCGCCCGTGCCGAAACCGCAGCGGACCGGTTCGTCTTCTTGCAGGCTTACTTCAGGCACAGCAGAGAGCGCGGCGGCCATTGCTGTGGTGGTTCCAACGGCGTAGCCGAGGCCTTGAGCGGCAGACTCGAGCTTGGGAACAGTTTGTGTGACTGTGTTTTCAATGCGGTTGACAGATACGGATGATGTGCCGGCATTGCCGCTTCCATCAATGGTGAGCATCCGCCGCTCACCATTGTTTTGATACTTCGTCTCTTTGAATCGACCATTCCTGGCTAAGCCATCAAGCTGAACAGGGCCCGACAGTGTGGTCTTGCCTGTAACGCCGAGGTTTGCCCCAATGGTCTGGCTTCCCGCGATGGCGGATGATCCGCTGACGCTTTGGTTGCCGCTGATTAACTGATCACCGCCAATAGTCTGGTTGCCACTAATGGTCTGACTGCCGCCAATACTCTGATTGCCACTAATGGTCTGACTGCCGCCAATACTCTGATTGCCACTAATGGTCTGACTGCCGCCAATACTCTGATTGCCGCTAACAATTTGATTGCCGTTGAACGTGGAATTCCCATTTACGGTGAAGTCGTTGTTAACGATCGTTGGCCCATTGAAAACGGCTCGCCCTGACACGTTCAGTGTGTCTGTCGTGATCCCGCCTGTGACGGTGAGCCCCCCGTTCAGGGTGGTGTGCCCATTGACGGTCAAGTCGTTGGTGACAGTCAGTGAGCCGTTGTTGATGCTGATGCCAGTGGAACGTTGCAGTGTCCCGTCTGCTGAAGCTGCAACGAGCTCCGTACCTGAGCCGGCAAGGTTGGCAACGGTGACCTGGGTTCCAGATGTGCCCAGCATCATCTGGTTATCTCGAGTTGTCCTGGCCCCAGCGCCAATGGCTGTTGCGCCAGTGCCGGTTGCATTGGCTCCAGCGCCAATGGCGGTTACATCGGTTCCATTCGCTACAGATGCTGTGCCCATGGCCAGCGCGTTGGTTTGGAATCCTTCAGCACGCGCGCCGACGCCAATTGCCGTAACGTTGCGACCATTGGCTACTGCGCCTGTGCCGTAGGCAAAGGCATTGGTGCCATTGGCGCGAGACAGGCTACCTAGTGCTATGCCACCTTCCGCAGTTGAATTGGCGTAGAAGCCCAGCGCAACCGACCCTTCCCCACTGGCAGTGCTGATCACGCCGAGGGCTGTGGCTCCATTACCACTTGCATTGGTTAATGTTCCCAAGGCAGTTGCTCCAAGAACAGCGTCTGCGCGACTGTTGTCGCCGATGGCTGTATCCCCTGTGCCAATCGCTTCTGCATTGGCTCCGTAGCAACTAGATTGTGCCCCAGTACGATTGCAGAACGTTGTTGTATTTGTGGGGAACACGATAAATCCAAGATTCCCCGTGGAGTCGGTTGTTAGAACCTGTGTTGTGCCACTTGTTTGATTTGTGGAGTACCCGCTAAGTGTTACGGATCCTCCGAGTGTCGTCGCGCCTGTTACAGCAAGGGTTCCACCGATGCTTTGATTTCCGTTGATGGCGGAGTTGCCATTAACTGTCTGATTACCGTTGACGGTTTGTATGCCGTTAACGGTGAGTGAGTTGTTGACGGTAGTGGCGCCATTGAGTGTGGTGGCACCTTGAACGGCAAGAGTGCTTTGGAAGTTGGCCGCGCCAGTGGCGGTGAGGGTGTTGAGGGTGGTGGTGCTGGAGACGTTAAGGGTGTCGGTGTTGGTGCCGCCTGTAACAGTCAGGCCATTGTTGATGGTGGCGCCGCCGGAGAGGGTGGTGGCACCAGTCACGCCAAGGGTTCCACCGA
Coding sequences:
- a CDS encoding DUF86 domain-containing protein, with product MSKDRLYLDSIRDCLERIADYTAAGESSFMASRLIQDGVIRNLEVIGEATKNLSPELRAASPEIPWRQIAGMRDVLIHDYLKVNLAQFGGLLILTYLHFRRQS
- a CDS encoding helix-turn-helix domain-containing protein; translation: MAAVEQVIRAPAQLGMLLRGARLEQGVNQQELALKAGDMSQARLSQLELQPGRLTVERLLLLLAALNLEVVVRPRQHAINPAEW
- a CDS encoding nucleotidyltransferase family protein, with protein sequence MTSSTPTTIRQRLVAHRPEVLALAQRHGATNLRVYGSIAKGQEHPGSDLDLLVDLAEDQSLLGLISFRQELEDLLGCLVDVTEAETLHPLIRNEILDQAQLL